The Anabaena sp. WA102 genome contains a region encoding:
- a CDS encoding type II toxin-antitoxin system HicA family toxin: MSQQDKLSAKILSGASDTNISFEQLCQLLIRLGFDERIRGSHHIFTKEGVEEILNLQPKQGKAKAYQVKQVREMLLKYQLGG, from the coding sequence GTGAGTCAACAAGACAAGCTATCAGCTAAAATTCTATCAGGCGCATCTGACACAAATATATCCTTTGAGCAATTGTGTCAACTCTTAATCAGATTAGGATTTGATGAAAGAATTCGTGGTAGTCACCACATTTTTACAAAAGAAGGAGTTGAAGAAATCTTGAACCTTCAACCCAAACAAGGAAAAGCCAAAGCATATCAAGTTAAACAAGTCCGTGAAATGTTACTTAAATATCAGCTAGGAGGTTAA
- a CDS encoding DNA cytosine methyltransferase, translating to MIDGKAISISLFTGAFGLDLGMEQAGFHTVSVVEKDRDATKTIALNRPFLQESAIPREIQNVSSQELLEEGGIVLNLGRALQPGEVDLVTGGPPCQPFSTAGKRGSVMDPRGSLFMDFVRIVKEVQPRFFLMENVKGLLSAPLRHRPINQRGKDYPPLEVDEIAGAALKVVLSEMKEIGYNIVYNLLEAADYGVPQNRARVVFIGSRDGEAATFPIPKYCKDGKILPKWRTLEDAITDLVDTEQEFMAYPESRLKYLRLLEAGQNWKHLPEELKQEAMGGAYNSGGGKVGFYRRLSWDKPSPTITTSPHQKATDMCHPVELRSLTVRESARIQTFPDDWIFYGSISSKYKQIGNAVPVLLAKELGSYLLNLIQGKKAKGKEISEQLSLFSL from the coding sequence ATGATAGATGGTAAAGCTATTTCTATTTCCTTATTTACAGGTGCTTTTGGTCTAGACTTGGGTATGGAACAAGCAGGATTTCATACAGTAAGTGTAGTAGAAAAAGACCGTGATGCTACAAAAACAATTGCTCTTAATCGTCCATTTTTGCAAGAAAGTGCTATTCCCAGAGAAATACAAAACGTCAGTTCTCAAGAATTACTTGAAGAAGGGGGAATAGTTTTAAATTTAGGACGTGCTTTACAACCAGGAGAAGTAGATTTAGTAACAGGTGGTCCACCTTGTCAGCCATTTAGTACCGCAGGGAAAAGAGGTTCAGTTATGGACCCTCGCGGTAGTTTATTCATGGACTTTGTTCGCATTGTTAAAGAAGTCCAACCCCGTTTTTTCTTAATGGAAAATGTCAAAGGTTTGCTTTCTGCTCCACTTCGTCATAGACCAATTAACCAAAGAGGAAAAGATTACCCACCCTTGGAAGTTGATGAAATAGCTGGTGCTGCTTTGAAAGTAGTATTATCAGAAATGAAGGAAATAGGCTATAACATCGTTTATAACCTTTTAGAAGCAGCAGATTATGGTGTTCCACAGAATAGAGCGCGTGTAGTATTTATTGGTTCTAGAGATGGTGAAGCTGCTACATTTCCTATTCCCAAATATTGTAAAGATGGTAAAATTTTACCTAAATGGCGAACTTTAGAAGATGCTATAACAGATTTAGTTGATACAGAACAAGAATTTATGGCTTATCCAGAAAGTCGCTTAAAATATTTAAGATTATTGGAAGCTGGACAAAACTGGAAGCATTTACCAGAAGAATTAAAACAAGAAGCTATGGGAGGTGCTTATAATTCGGGAGGTGGAAAAGTGGGTTTTTATAGAAGATTATCTTGGGATAAACCTTCTCCAACAATTACAACAAGTCCACACCAAAAAGCTACAGATATGTGTCATCCTGTAGAATTACGTTCTTTAACTGTCCGTGAATCTGCAAGAATTCAAACTTTTCCCGATGATTGGATTTTTTATGGTTCTATCAGTTCTAAATATAAACAAATTGGTAATGCAGTTCCCGTATTACTTGCTAAAGAACTTGGTAGTTATCTTCTCAACTTAATTCAAGGAAAGAAAGCAAAAGGTAAAGAGATATCTGAACAACTTTCACTTTTTTCTCTATAG
- a CDS encoding Uma2 family endonuclease, whose protein sequence is MNALTVSLKSVIDMTDDQFFQLCQNNRELRFERNANGELIIMSPAGGETGNRNGRLNQQLFNWTDADGTGIAFDSSTGFKLPNGADRSPDASWIKLERWDALSDEEKQKFPPICPDFVIELLSPSDSLKTTQEKMKEYIDNGVRLGILINRKSRQVEIYRPGKEVEVLDSPATVSGEDVLKGFVLNLAMIW, encoded by the coding sequence ATGAATGCTTTAACTGTGAGTTTAAAATCAGTGATAGATATGACTGATGATCAGTTTTTTCAGCTATGTCAAAACAACCGCGAATTGAGATTTGAAAGAAATGCAAATGGGGAATTAATAATTATGTCACCTGCGGGGGGAGAAACGGGAAATCGTAATGGTAGACTCAATCAACAATTATTTAATTGGACTGATGCTGATGGTACTGGGATAGCTTTTGATTCTTCTACTGGTTTTAAATTACCAAATGGTGCAGATCGTTCTCCTGATGCTTCTTGGATTAAGTTGGAAAGATGGGATGCTTTAAGTGATGAAGAAAAACAAAAGTTTCCTCCTATTTGTCCTGATTTTGTCATTGAGTTACTTTCTCCTAGTGATAGTTTGAAGACTACACAGGAAAAGATGAAGGAATATATAGATAATGGTGTGCGTTTGGGTATATTAATTAATCGTAAATCTCGTCAAGTGGAGATTTATAGACCAGGAAAAGAGGTTGAGGTTTTGGATTCTCCTGCTACGGTTTCAGGGGAAGATGTTTTAAAGGGGTTTGTTTTGAATTTGGCGATGATTTGGTAA
- a CDS encoding type II toxin-antitoxin system HicB family antitoxin has product MTLRYEINLYWSEQDQAFIAEVPDLPGCAADGETYQEALQNIEIIMQEWIETAQELGRKIPEPTQRLMSA; this is encoded by the coding sequence ATGACTCTGCGCTATGAAATTAATCTCTATTGGAGTGAACAAGACCAAGCATTTATCGCAGAAGTTCCAGATTTACCGGGATGTGCTGCTGATGGAGAAACTTATCAAGAAGCACTGCAAAATATAGAAATTATTATGCAGGAATGGATAGAAACTGCTCAAGAGTTAGGTCGAAAAATTCCTGAACCTACACAGCGTTTAATGTCTGCTTAA